One genomic window of Thalassolituus hydrocarboniclasticus includes the following:
- the yacG gene encoding DNA gyrase inhibitor YacG — MKVNCPTCKKDVEWIAENKYRPFCCERCKLIDLGEWASEGHAIPGKPADEVLMSEEWQQEQNKPYN, encoded by the coding sequence ATGAAAGTAAACTGCCCGACCTGTAAAAAAGACGTGGAATGGATTGCGGAAAATAAATACCGTCCATTCTGCTGCGAACGCTGCAAACTGATTGATCTGGGCGAATGGGCCAGCGAAGGTCATGCCATTCCCGGCAAACCGGCCGATGAAGTACTGATGTCGGAAGAATGGCAGCAGGAACAGAATAAGCCGTACAACTGA
- the coaE gene encoding dephospho-CoA kinase (Dephospho-CoA kinase (CoaE) performs the final step in coenzyme A biosynthesis.), which yields MWVLGLTGGIGSGKTAASDFFASKGITVVDADIVAREVVEPGQPAWQAIKQHFGEQALLADGSLNRAWLRDKVFSEPEERKWLESQTHPRIRDSIIRQLQQATSAYAILVSPLLFESGQALLTQHTLLIDVPVDIQIARATSRDQNNADQIRRIIAAQMPRDERRARADDIADNSQGLAELHQQLELLHNSYLLRAAS from the coding sequence ATGTGGGTTTTGGGTTTAACCGGTGGAATTGGCAGTGGCAAAACCGCTGCCAGTGACTTTTTTGCCAGCAAAGGCATTACCGTGGTGGACGCCGACATCGTCGCCCGCGAAGTAGTTGAGCCAGGTCAGCCGGCCTGGCAGGCAATCAAACAGCACTTCGGCGAACAGGCACTGCTGGCTGACGGTAGTCTTAATCGTGCCTGGCTGCGTGACAAAGTTTTCTCCGAGCCGGAGGAACGGAAGTGGCTGGAATCCCAGACCCACCCGCGCATCCGTGACAGCATTATCCGCCAGTTGCAGCAAGCAACCTCTGCCTATGCCATTCTGGTGTCACCCCTGTTGTTCGAATCGGGTCAGGCATTATTAACACAACATACACTGCTGATTGACGTGCCGGTCGATATTCAGATTGCACGGGCGACTTCCCGCGACCAGAATAACGCCGATCAGATCCGCCGTATCATCGCCGCACAAATGCCGCGCGATGAACGCCGTGCACGCGCCGATGATATTGCCGATAACAGCCAGGGGCTGGCTGAGCTGCACCAGCAACTGGAACTGTTACACAACAGCTACCTGTTGCGTGCCGCCTCATAA
- a CDS encoding prepilin peptidase, with the protein MKLLQLLADNLVWLAIFIALFSLLIGSFLNVVILRFPVMMFRSWKQDCLEMDSSLPKHPAIDDLSKPFNLLKPDSHCPKCQVPVKAWQNIPLLSWVLLRGKCAGCGTPIGLRYPAVEIATAILSTALLLVYPWGWQLAAMLVFTWLLISMSVIDIDHQILPDTMTLSLLWLGLLVNSQGLFTDLESAVYGAAAGYMALWSVFWIFKLVTGKEGMGYGDFKLLAALGAWLGVQSLPLIILLSSVVGAMVGIAGIIILGRDKNLPIPFGPYLAAAGWIAALWGNDISQWYLGRF; encoded by the coding sequence ATGAAGCTGCTGCAACTGCTGGCCGACAACCTTGTCTGGCTGGCTATTTTTATCGCGCTGTTCAGCCTGCTGATCGGCAGTTTCCTCAATGTGGTTATCCTGCGCTTTCCGGTCATGATGTTCCGCAGCTGGAAGCAGGATTGCCTGGAAATGGACAGTAGCCTGCCAAAGCACCCGGCCATTGACGATCTGAGTAAGCCCTTCAACCTGCTAAAGCCTGACTCACACTGCCCCAAATGTCAGGTTCCGGTGAAAGCCTGGCAGAATATTCCGCTGCTGAGCTGGGTCTTACTGCGCGGTAAGTGTGCCGGTTGCGGCACCCCTATAGGCCTGCGTTATCCGGCGGTTGAGATCGCCACCGCCATCCTCAGTACGGCGTTATTACTGGTGTACCCCTGGGGTTGGCAGCTGGCAGCTATGCTGGTGTTCACCTGGCTGTTAATCAGCATGTCGGTGATTGATATCGACCATCAGATTCTGCCCGACACCATGACATTAAGCCTTCTGTGGCTGGGGCTGTTGGTTAACAGTCAGGGATTATTCACCGATCTGGAAAGTGCGGTATACGGCGCCGCTGCAGGCTATATGGCGCTGTGGAGTGTGTTCTGGATCTTCAAGCTGGTGACTGGCAAAGAGGGAATGGGCTACGGCGACTTTAAGCTGCTGGCTGCACTCGGAGCCTGGCTCGGCGTACAAAGTCTGCCGCTGATTATTCTGCTCTCTTCCGTGGTGGGTGCCATGGTGGGTATTGCCGGCATTATCATTCTCGGACGGGACAAAAACCTTCCGATTCCTTTTGGCCCCTATCTGGCCGCTGCGGGTTGGATTGCCGCCCTCTGGGGCAATGATATCAGCCAGTGGTATCTGGGCCGTTTCTGA
- a CDS encoding type II secretion system F family protein: protein MAKQIKNSAFAWEGINRRGQTIKGEMSGQNAAMVKAQLRKQGVNPLKVRKVAQPLLGMGGLGKKKIKSSDITFFTRQMATMIKAGVPLVQSFDIVADGIDNPSMKELILGLRDTVSAGNDFASALKQHPEYFDELTCNLVESGEQAGALEAMLEKVANYKEKTEILKAKIKKAMTYPLATLAVAFVVTAILLIKVVPTFDSMFRSFGSQLPAPTQFVVYLSEQAQAYYLHVLGLLAVAGAFFSQAMKRSPAFRNNFERLTLKLPVFGDLIRKAAVARYARVLSTTFAAGVPLVEALESVAGAVGNVVYREAVLKIRDEVSSGQQMHFAMRSTGVFPNMVVQMTSIGEESGALDAMLDKAATYFEDEVDNAVDNMTALLEPMIMAFLGVVIGGLIIAMYLPIFEMGKAI from the coding sequence ATGGCTAAGCAAATAAAGAACAGCGCCTTTGCCTGGGAAGGCATCAATCGCCGCGGCCAGACAATTAAGGGCGAAATGAGCGGCCAGAATGCCGCAATGGTCAAGGCGCAGCTGCGTAAGCAGGGTGTTAACCCGCTGAAGGTACGCAAAGTTGCGCAACCTTTACTGGGAATGGGTGGGCTGGGCAAGAAAAAGATTAAATCGTCCGATATCACCTTTTTTACCCGGCAGATGGCGACCATGATCAAAGCCGGTGTTCCTCTGGTGCAGTCCTTTGATATCGTCGCCGATGGTATTGATAACCCATCGATGAAAGAGCTGATTCTGGGCCTGCGCGATACCGTATCTGCGGGTAATGACTTTGCCTCTGCACTGAAGCAGCACCCTGAGTACTTTGATGAGCTTACCTGCAATCTGGTCGAGTCCGGCGAACAGGCCGGTGCCCTTGAAGCCATGCTGGAAAAAGTGGCTAACTACAAAGAAAAAACCGAGATTCTGAAGGCCAAAATCAAAAAGGCGATGACCTACCCCCTTGCCACACTCGCTGTGGCTTTTGTGGTAACCGCTATCCTGTTGATTAAAGTAGTACCCACCTTTGACTCTATGTTCCGCAGCTTTGGTTCGCAGCTGCCGGCACCAACACAGTTTGTGGTTTATCTGTCTGAACAGGCTCAGGCCTATTACCTGCATGTACTGGGCCTTCTGGCCGTTGCCGGTGCTTTTTTCTCACAGGCAATGAAACGCTCACCGGCTTTCCGCAATAACTTTGAGCGCCTCACCCTTAAGCTTCCCGTGTTCGGCGATCTTATCCGCAAGGCGGCGGTTGCCCGTTATGCCCGGGTTCTGTCGACGACCTTTGCTGCCGGTGTGCCCTTAGTAGAAGCGTTGGAGTCGGTTGCCGGTGCGGTAGGCAATGTTGTTTACCGCGAAGCCGTACTGAAAATCCGCGATGAAGTATCCTCTGGCCAGCAGATGCACTTTGCGATGCGTTCCACCGGTGTGTTTCCCAATATGGTGGTACAGATGACCAGTATCGGTGAGGAATCCGGTGCCCTTGATGCCATGCTGGATAAAGCCGCCACTTATTTCGAAGATGAAGTGGATAACGCCGTCGACAATATGACAGCCCTGCTTGAGCCGATGATTATGGCGTTCCTCGGTGTGGTAATCGGTGGTCTGATTATCGCCATGTACCTGCCAATCTTCGAGATGGGTAAAGCGATCTGA
- the pilB gene encoding type IV-A pilus assembly ATPase PilB, protein MAVLTGLPRRIVEQNLVNSQQAQEIINKAKQDKISFVAAAVASGYIKSRAIALLASEEFGLPLLDLSAFDFELMPKELVSRELIEKHRVLPLFQRGNRLFVAQSDPSAMLAIDEIKFNTGMTVEAVLAEEDKLGSAVDKFLAANDNSFGDLDGDLDDVDLEDPDARDKAQEAEKDSSGDDAPIVRFVNKMLLDAIKGGASDIHFEPYEKRYRVRYRTDGMLHEVASPPVNLAGKIAARLKVMSQMDISERRVPQDGRIKMKLSKTKAIDFRVNTLPTLWGEKIVLRILDPSSAKLGIDMLGYEADQKALYLDALAKPQGMILVTGPTGSGKTVSLYTGLNILNVEGTNISTAEDPVEINLEGINQVNVNARVGLDFAAALRSFLRQDPDVVMVGEIRDLDTASIAIKAAQTGHLVLSTLHTNSAAETLTRLANMGVPSFNIATSVSLIIAQRLARRLCASCKAPAEIPKELLLEAGFTEEQLQTAEIYKPVGCEQCKGGYKGRVGIYEVVRITDAISRIIMEGGNSIEISDAARKEGFNDLRTSALQKVAQGVTSLEEANRVTTD, encoded by the coding sequence ATGGCCGTTTTGACCGGCTTACCACGCCGTATCGTTGAGCAGAATCTGGTGAACAGCCAGCAGGCTCAGGAAATCATCAATAAGGCAAAGCAGGACAAAATCAGTTTTGTTGCCGCCGCCGTTGCATCGGGTTACATAAAATCACGTGCCATTGCACTGCTGGCTTCTGAAGAGTTCGGCCTCCCCCTGCTGGATCTCAGTGCCTTTGATTTTGAGCTGATGCCCAAAGAACTGGTCAGCCGTGAACTGATCGAAAAGCACCGGGTTCTGCCATTGTTTCAGCGCGGAAACCGTCTGTTTGTCGCGCAAAGCGACCCATCCGCCATGCTGGCGATCGACGAAATCAAGTTTAATACCGGCATGACCGTCGAGGCGGTACTGGCTGAAGAAGATAAACTCGGCAGTGCTGTCGATAAATTCCTGGCCGCTAACGACAACAGCTTTGGTGATCTGGACGGTGATCTCGACGATGTGGATCTGGAAGACCCGGACGCCCGGGATAAAGCCCAAGAAGCCGAGAAGGATTCCTCCGGCGACGACGCTCCGATCGTACGTTTTGTTAATAAAATGCTGCTCGATGCGATTAAAGGCGGCGCTTCCGATATTCACTTTGAGCCTTACGAAAAGCGCTACCGGGTACGTTACCGTACCGATGGCATGCTGCATGAAGTTGCCAGCCCGCCAGTCAACCTTGCCGGCAAGATTGCTGCGCGCTTAAAGGTGATGTCACAGATGGATATCTCTGAGCGGCGCGTTCCCCAGGATGGCCGTATCAAGATGAAGCTGTCCAAAACCAAGGCCATCGATTTCCGCGTCAATACCCTGCCAACCCTGTGGGGTGAAAAGATCGTACTGCGTATTCTCGATCCTTCTTCAGCCAAGCTGGGGATTGATATGCTCGGTTATGAAGCCGATCAGAAAGCCCTGTATCTGGATGCCCTGGCCAAGCCGCAGGGCATGATTCTGGTTACCGGCCCGACCGGTTCCGGTAAAACGGTATCCCTGTATACCGGTCTGAATATCCTTAACGTGGAAGGCACCAATATTTCCACCGCGGAAGACCCGGTAGAAATTAACCTCGAAGGTATTAACCAGGTAAACGTAAACGCCCGTGTCGGTCTCGACTTCGCAGCAGCTCTGCGCTCCTTCCTGCGTCAGGACCCGGATGTGGTAATGGTGGGGGAAATCCGGGATCTGGATACCGCCTCTATCGCCATCAAAGCGGCCCAGACCGGTCACTTAGTGCTTTCCACCCTGCACACCAACAGTGCTGCCGAAACCCTGACCCGTCTGGCCAATATGGGTGTGCCATCGTTCAATATTGCCACCTCGGTCAGTCTGATTATCGCCCAGCGTCTGGCGCGGCGTTTATGCGCAAGCTGCAAAGCCCCGGCAGAGATTCCTAAAGAGCTGCTGCTGGAGGCCGGATTCACCGAAGAACAGCTGCAAACCGCTGAGATTTATAAGCCGGTTGGCTGTGAGCAATGTAAAGGCGGTTATAAAGGCCGTGTCGGTATTTATGAAGTAGTTAGAATAACCGATGCTATCTCCCGTATTATCATGGAGGGCGGCAACTCGATTGAGATTTCTGATGCAGCGCGCAAAGAGGGTTTTAACGATTTGCGTACATCGGCGCTGCAAAAGGTCGCCCAAGGGGTTACCAGCCTGGAAGAAGCCAACCGGGTAACCACCGACTAA
- the nadC gene encoding carboxylating nicotinate-nucleotide diphosphorylase, protein MDLSLHQNDIATIVARALQEDVGSGDITARLIPATQQAKARIISRERAIVAGRAWVDEVFRQLDPAVSVIWRVSEGQWVRPNQTLFELQGSARSLLTGERCALNFLQSLSGTATLCRFYADKVTGTGVKLLDTRKTIPGLRIAQKYAVSVGGCFNHRIGLYDAFLIKENHIMAAGGIRAAVSQAHDIAPGKPVEVEVETMQQLDEAIDAGADIIMLDNFNPEQMRVAVVHARQKSQGRPNGVVKLEASGGITDTSLRAYAETGVDYISIGALTKDCKAIDLSMRLVN, encoded by the coding sequence ATGGATCTGAGCCTGCATCAAAATGATATCGCCACCATCGTTGCCCGTGCGCTGCAAGAAGATGTGGGCAGCGGCGATATTACCGCCCGCCTGATCCCGGCAACTCAGCAAGCCAAAGCGCGCATCATTTCCCGTGAGCGCGCCATTGTTGCCGGACGCGCCTGGGTGGATGAAGTATTTCGCCAGCTTGATCCGGCCGTCAGCGTGATCTGGCGTGTATCCGAAGGCCAGTGGGTGCGCCCCAACCAGACATTGTTTGAACTGCAGGGCAGTGCCCGCTCGCTGCTGACCGGCGAGCGCTGCGCCCTGAACTTTCTGCAAAGCCTGTCCGGCACAGCCACCCTGTGCCGCTTCTATGCCGACAAAGTAACCGGCACTGGCGTGAAATTGCTCGATACCCGCAAAACCATCCCTGGTCTGCGAATCGCGCAGAAGTACGCCGTCAGCGTCGGCGGCTGCTTTAACCATCGTATTGGCCTGTACGATGCTTTCCTTATTAAGGAAAACCACATCATGGCCGCCGGCGGCATCCGCGCAGCGGTCAGCCAGGCACACGATATTGCCCCCGGCAAACCAGTCGAAGTAGAAGTGGAAACCATGCAGCAGCTGGATGAAGCCATCGACGCCGGTGCCGACATCATCATGCTCGACAACTTCAATCCTGAACAAATGCGCGTTGCCGTTGTCCATGCCAGACAGAAAAGTCAGGGCCGCCCTAACGGTGTGGTAAAACTGGAAGCCTCCGGTGGCATTACCGATACCAGTCTGCGTGCCTATGCCGAAACCGGCGTGGATTACATTTCCATTGGCGCCCTGACCAAAGACTGCAAAGCGATTGACCTGTCGATGCGACTGGTAAATTAA